CGCACCAGCATCTGCTTCAGGCGGTCCTGCGGGCGCTTGAAGATGGCGTAGGCCTTGCCCAGCCCCTCGGCGCGGATGACGACGGGGGCCTGGGGCGTGGAGCCGGGCGTGGTTTCGGCCGGGACCTCGGCGGGAACCGCGGCGGGAGCGTTGATCTCAGACGACATCGGCGAACCCCCGGCGGGTCTTCATGAACCAGAGATAGCCGAGCCACGCCACCACCCAGGCGCCCAGCGTCGCCAGTCCCCAGTCCACCGGTGACGGGATGCGGCCCCAGAACAGCAGGTCCTTCGACTGCTCCAGGATCGCGGTCATCGGGTTCAGATGCAGGATGGCGCGGAAGCGCTCGGGGATCGCGGTCATCGGATAGAAGATCGGGCTGAGGAACATCAGCACGGTGACGGCCACCCCCACCACCTGCCGCAGGTCGCGCAGGAACACGCCGGCGGCGGCGAAGAACCAGCTCAGCCCCAGCGTGGTCAGGCACAAGGGCGCCAGCACCAGCGGCAGCAGCAGCGCGGTCAGCGGCGGCAGCCCCGCCACGGCGAGGTGGAAGACCAGCAGGATGAGAAAGCCGATGCCGGCGTTGAACAGCGCGACCGCCAGCGACACCAGCGGCAGGATCTCCAGCGGGAAGACCACCTTCTTGATGTAGCTGATGTTCTCCAGCAAGAGGCCGGGCGCCCGGTTCAGGCATTCGCCCAGCACGTTGAACAGGATCAGGCCGGAAAACAGCAGCAGGGCGAATTCGGTGTTGCTCTCGCCCGCGGCTCCGCTGGGCGTTCCCCAGCGCGCGCGGAACACCACCGAGAAGACAAAGGTGTAGACCGCCAGCATCAGGATCGGATTCAGCACCGCCCAGACGATGCCCAGCACGGAGCCGCGGTAGCGGGCATCGATCTCCCGCCGGGCCAGCCGAAAGATCAACGACCTGTGGTGCCAGGCGGTGTGGAAAAGAGCGAAGGGCCCGGTGCCGAGCCCGGCACCCTTGGGCCGTGCCACAGTCGATCCAAACATGTGACGTGGTCCCCCGTTTGCGGACGGGCGACCATAATCGCCGCCCCGACGGCGTTCAAGCGAAACCAGCCAGGAGGCCGCTCCCCATGGCTCCGTCCCGCCGCAAGGCATCGGGCGTTGTGAGCGGGGGAGCCGCCACTGCGGCAAGCACCCCCTCGCCCTGAGCGGTGATGGCGGTCAGGGCCCCGGGGCTGATGGTGCGGCCCTCGGCACGCCCGGTGGTGATGTAATGCTGTGTTACCCGGACGGTGTCGGTGCCGAAGGCCGCGGCGAGGTCCGCATAGGACGCGGTGTAGGCCAGCGGATCGAAACCGGACCAGCCGCGGCCCTCGGTCCGCCCATAGCTCAGGTAATGCTTGGCCGTCTCCGTCGCGTCGATGCCGACAGCTGCGGCAACGTCCGAATTGCTCGCCAGATAGGCCATCGCGTTGAAGCTGGCGGCCGCCCGTCCCTCAAACCGGCCATACTGGATGTAATGCGCGCGGGCGGCCTCAGCATTCAGACCAAAGGCAGCTGTCAAATCCGGATAGGAGGCCAGATAGACGAAAGGGTTGAAGCCGGCCAGTCGGCTGGCCAGCGACTCAACCGTCAGCGCCACCGTCTGTTGGGCAGCGTGCCCGGCACCATCATCCGCACGGTAGGAAAAGCCCCCCGCCCCGCCCGATAGGCCGGTGGCCGGCGTGTAGGTCAGGCCGGCCAGGGACTCAGCGGTGAGTGGTGTGGTGGCGGTGACCGCACGGCCGTCGGCCAGCCGGAGGATGCCGCTGCCGGGCAGTCCCGTCACCGTGATCGTCAATGGATCACCGTCCGGATCACTGGGAGCCAGGAGGCCGAGGGGGGTGGCGGGATCCCCCTCCTCGAGCACCAGCCTCTTGTCCGCTTCCACGACCGGGGGGCGGTTGGCCGGAAGGGTTGTGACGTCCAGGCCGATCCAGGGACTCCACAAGGTGCCGTTGAAGGCCCGCAACTCAAGGCGGTCGGTGCCGAGCGCGGAGCCGACGAAGGCCACGCCGGCCAAGCCCGCGGCGCTGACCGACAGCACATCACCGACCGGCTGCTCGACGCCGTTGAGGGTCAGATGGCCATGGTCGGCGGTGCGGTCGACCAGCTCATAGCGGGTGATGGCGCCGCCGAGCGGATCGCTGGCACTGACCAGGGCTCCGGCCCCCACCGCCGCTCCAAGTGTGAGCGTCCGGTTCAGCGCCGTCACCACCGGCGGCAGGAGGCCGACCCGCTGGTCGGCGAATTGGGCATACTCGACCCCGGTCAGCCTGTCGGTGCCATCGCTGCCGCCGGTGAGGTGGGTGATGACGGCCTCCCCGCTGTCGGCGGTGATGCTGTAGTCGGCCCGGCTGCCGGAGAAGACGGCGATGTCGGTGCCCTCCCCGCCAACCAGGCTGTCATTGCCGCCATCACCGGTCAGCGTGTCGTTGCCGCCGCCGCCGGCCAGCACATTGCCGGCCGCGTTGCCGATCAGGATGTCGTCGCCCGCCCCGCCAATCGCATTTTCGACGATCGCCCCGTAAGCGATGGACACATTTTCGACCGCCCGTCCGCCGCTGCCGTTCGGGCCGATGGAGCTGAAGGCACCAGGCGTCAGGTCGATGATGACGGCGGACACCTGTCCGCCGGCGTCGATGCTGTCGGTGCCGCCGGCATCCCAGATCGCCTGGGAAAAGGGCGTGGTGGTGCTGGCGAAGACATAGCGGTCGTCGCCGATGCGGGTGCCGGTGTTGGCGCCGTACAGGTACTGGGCCGCCGCGATGTCGTAGAGGGCCGGCCCCGTCGCCAGCCCGTTCAGGCCGAGGCTGGGGTGCCGGTTGTAGGACATGAGTGTGTAGCGGTAATTGTCCTCGGTCGAGGACAGGTAGGGCGGCTCGCCGCCGCCGCCGGTGGCGTTGTAGTTGCCGGGATGCTTCAGCCCGATGGCATGGCCGATCTCGTGCAGGATGGTCAGGTAGCCGTAGGTCCCGGGTGTCGGGCTGGTGTTGGTCGCGGTGGTGTTGGCGAGATAGATGTCGCCGCCGGTGTCATAAAGCGAGCCGGTCGGGTAGTAGGCGTAGG
The DNA window shown above is from Azospirillum sp. TSA2s and carries:
- a CDS encoding ABC transporter permease, which gives rise to MFGSTVARPKGAGLGTGPFALFHTAWHHRSLIFRLARREIDARYRGSVLGIVWAVLNPILMLAVYTFVFSVVFRARWGTPSGAAGESNTEFALLLFSGLILFNVLGECLNRAPGLLLENISYIKKVVFPLEILPLVSLAVALFNAGIGFLILLVFHLAVAGLPPLTALLLPLVLAPLCLTTLGLSWFFAAAGVFLRDLRQVVGVAVTVLMFLSPIFYPMTAIPERFRAILHLNPMTAILEQSKDLLFWGRIPSPVDWGLATLGAWVVAWLGYLWFMKTRRGFADVV
- a CDS encoding M10 family metallopeptidase C-terminal domain-containing protein gives rise to the protein MPASTVQALLATGTPRWGGGGVGSGATVTYSFLEQAPSYASPSDTTGFAPLSAMQRDAVRQAFAAWTAVATIVFVETSESANSGQGGSIRIGTNRQSSSAAYAYYPTGSLYDTGGDIYLANTTATNTSPTPGTYGYLTILHEIGHAIGLKHPGNYNATGGGGEPPYLSSTEDNYRYTLMSYNRHPSLGLNGLATGPALYDIAAAQYLYGANTGTRIGDDRYVFASTTTPFSQAIWDAGGTDSIDAGGQVSAVIIDLTPGAFSSIGPNGSGGRAVENVSIAYGAIVENAIGGAGDDILIGNAAGNVLAGGGGNDTLTGDGGNDSLVGGEGTDIAVFSGSRADYSITADSGEAVITHLTGGSDGTDRLTGVEYAQFADQRVGLLPPVVTALNRTLTLGAAVGAGALVSASDPLGGAITRYELVDRTADHGHLTLNGVEQPVGDVLSVSAAGLAGVAFVGSALGTDRLELRAFNGTLWSPWIGLDVTTLPANRPPVVEADKRLVLEEGDPATPLGLLAPSDPDGDPLTITVTGLPGSGILRLADGRAVTATTPLTAESLAGLTYTPATGLSGGAGGFSYRADDGAGHAAQQTVALTVESLASRLAGFNPFVYLASYPDLTAAFGLNAEAARAHYIQYGRFEGRAAASFNAMAYLASNSDVAAAVGIDATETAKHYLSYGRTEGRGWSGFDPLAYTASYADLAAAFGTDTVRVTQHYITTGRAEGRTISPGALTAITAQGEGVLAAVAAPPLTTPDALRRDGAMGSGLLAGFA